The following coding sequences are from one Labrys wisconsinensis window:
- a CDS encoding MFS transporter, with product MPNKWTVLAGCLVALTVSFAPIYLFTLGVFSKAMAAELGWSRAEMSAGFSVAQLAVALVSTVAGALLDRIGNRPVILVAAIGLPVALAAFGAVASFPAYVALAFAMGALGSFSNPPSVLSLLPKWFDRNLGLSLSIASLGIGFGGTLMPMAARAAEAAFGWRGGFPALAALVAVVGIANALLLIRDRESLPAAQEPEVGGLAFAAVVRAADYWLLVGAFTVIGAIYWGTTSQLGPILGDRGMGPAETAAALSAMGILVIVGRAVGGVLLDRMSAYVLGFLFFASAACGCVLLTVSSLQGSPYLAAMLLGVALGGEGDVMAYVLRRRYGQQAYGKVFGLCFGVFNLGGLVGPMALGLAYDRWHSYELAGIVFGAAGLAAACVFLAVGRMRPPQGAPDDAGEGRQAMAVNP from the coding sequence ATGCCCAACAAATGGACGGTCCTGGCCGGCTGCCTGGTCGCGCTGACGGTCTCCTTCGCGCCGATCTACCTCTTCACGCTCGGCGTGTTCTCCAAGGCCATGGCGGCCGAGCTCGGCTGGAGCCGGGCCGAGATGTCGGCCGGCTTCTCCGTGGCCCAGCTCGCCGTCGCGCTGGTCTCGACCGTGGCGGGCGCCCTGCTCGACCGCATCGGCAACCGCCCGGTGATCCTGGTCGCGGCGATCGGCCTGCCGGTGGCGCTGGCCGCCTTCGGCGCCGTCGCCTCCTTCCCCGCCTATGTCGCCCTGGCCTTCGCCATGGGCGCGCTCGGCAGCTTCTCCAACCCGCCGAGCGTGCTGTCGCTCCTGCCCAAATGGTTCGACCGCAATCTCGGCCTCAGCCTCTCCATCGCCTCGCTCGGCATCGGCTTCGGCGGCACGCTGATGCCGATGGCCGCCCGCGCCGCGGAGGCCGCCTTCGGCTGGCGCGGCGGCTTTCCGGCTCTCGCCGCGCTCGTCGCCGTGGTCGGCATCGCCAACGCGCTGCTGCTGATCCGCGACCGGGAGAGCCTGCCGGCGGCGCAGGAGCCCGAGGTCGGCGGCCTCGCCTTCGCCGCGGTGGTGCGCGCCGCCGACTACTGGCTCCTGGTGGGCGCCTTCACCGTGATCGGCGCGATCTACTGGGGCACCACCTCGCAGCTCGGCCCGATCCTCGGGGACCGCGGCATGGGCCCGGCCGAGACGGCAGCGGCGCTCTCCGCCATGGGCATCCTGGTGATCGTCGGCCGCGCCGTCGGCGGCGTGCTGCTCGACCGCATGTCCGCCTATGTCCTCGGCTTCCTGTTCTTCGCCTCGGCGGCCTGCGGCTGCGTGCTGCTCACCGTCTCCTCGCTGCAGGGCTCGCCCTACCTCGCCGCCATGCTGCTCGGCGTGGCGCTCGGCGGCGAGGGCGACGTGATGGCCTATGTCCTGCGCCGGCGCTACGGCCAGCAGGCCTATGGCAAGGTGTTCGGCCTGTGCTTCGGCGTCTTCAACCTCGGCGGCCTGGTCGGCCCGATGGCCCTGGGCCTGGCCTATGACCGCTGGCACTCCTACGAGCTCGCCGGCATCGTCTTCGGCGCGGCGGGCCTCGCCGCCGCCTGCGTGTTCCTCGCCGTCGGACGGATGCGGCCGCCGCAGGGCGCGCCGGACGACGCCGGCGAGGGCCGGCAGGCGATGGCGGTCAATCCGTAG
- a CDS encoding fumarylacetoacetate hydrolase family protein, whose product MRYVSLRLPEGIVPGVVDADEIVLLSPLFADLVAVIEGGVAAREAVGALVRERSSRRVPLAGAALAPPITRFRRDVLCTGWNYWDHFEEGRAARPAQERPKAPTFFTKGPDAVIGPHDDIAVDPAISPTWDYEAELALVFGRAGRSIPATQALDHVFGYCLANDVSQRDLQRRHGGQWMKGKSIDATTPLGPMLVTADEIDPSDLQLECAVNGQVLQRASTRQMAFAIPDLVAELSFGMTVRPGDVLLTGTPSGVGQSRQPPLFLKDGDEVVVTGEGLGALRNRVRAVDLAGASAIRLEA is encoded by the coding sequence ATGAGATATGTCAGCCTCCGCCTGCCCGAGGGTATCGTGCCCGGCGTCGTCGACGCCGACGAGATCGTGCTGCTCTCGCCGCTCTTTGCCGATCTCGTCGCCGTCATCGAAGGCGGCGTGGCGGCGCGCGAGGCGGTCGGCGCGCTGGTGCGCGAGCGGTCGAGCCGCCGCGTGCCGCTGGCCGGTGCCGCGCTCGCCCCGCCGATCACACGCTTTCGCCGCGACGTGCTGTGCACCGGCTGGAACTACTGGGACCATTTCGAGGAGGGCCGCGCCGCCCGGCCGGCGCAGGAGCGGCCGAAGGCGCCGACCTTCTTCACCAAGGGGCCCGACGCGGTGATCGGCCCGCACGACGACATCGCCGTCGATCCCGCCATCTCGCCGACCTGGGACTACGAGGCCGAGCTGGCGCTCGTCTTCGGGCGGGCGGGCCGCTCGATCCCGGCCACGCAGGCGCTCGACCACGTCTTCGGCTATTGCCTCGCCAACGACGTGTCGCAGCGCGACCTGCAGCGCCGGCACGGCGGCCAATGGATGAAGGGCAAGAGCATCGACGCCACGACGCCGCTCGGGCCGATGCTGGTGACGGCCGACGAGATCGACCCGTCGGACCTGCAGCTCGAATGCGCCGTCAACGGCCAGGTCCTGCAGCGCGCCAGCACGCGGCAGATGGCCTTTGCCATCCCCGATCTCGTCGCCGAGCTCTCCTTCGGCATGACGGTCAGGCCGGGCGACGTGCTGCTCACCGGCACGCCGAGCGGGGTCGGCCAGTCGCGCCAGCCCCCGCTTTTCCTGAAAGACGGCGACGAGGTCGTCGTGACCGGCGAGGGCCTGGGCGCGCTGCGCAACCGCGTCCGCGCCGTGGACCTCGCCGGCGCCTCCGCCATCCGCCTCGAGGCTTGA